A genomic stretch from Edaphobacter aggregans includes:
- the htpG gene encoding molecular chaperone HtpG: MSAKPYGRLLTLKLRIAPHSSDATSTHLHLAPVLAIGNNGVMSKQQFQTEVSQLLQLIVHSLYSHPEIFLRELISNSSDALDKLRHLSLTDDEYKALVGNGIDSPRIDLELDEANKTLTVSDTGIGMNEEDLVSHLGTIARSGTKNFLTQLSGDARKDSNLIGQFGVGFYSAFMVADKVEVFSRKAGDDKTFKWTSDGETGFDIEEVSGANARKTAGTTILIHFNDEGAQYANGWRLQEIVRKYSNHIAFPIFLTYDKADWDAEKKESVKTRTTEQINAASAMWRRSKSELSDDDYKELYKSLTGGWEDPLFWFHTRAEGTLEYTTLFYIPAKAPLDLYQADYKGGVKLYVKRVFIMDDSKDLLPQYLRFVRGIIDSEDLPLNVSREILQQNKVLTSIKTASVKKILSELKTIATNDPEKYSRFIAEYNRPLKEGLYGDYANREMLLDLIRFKSTKVEGLTSLAEVKERMQPEQKALYYITGGSESMLRNSPLLEIYKKKGIEVFILDDDVDEIVFSTVTSYGDTDLKAVNKSSTSEDLKDDSTPEKAEELQPLLDKIKATIGAAVKEVRASSRLANSPSVIVSDEDEPSARMRQMMQAMGQKNLPVLQPTLEINPDHEIIRKLLADPSNSKVEDAAWLLFDQALILEGVQLKDPATFVQRLNRVLNQSI; the protein is encoded by the coding sequence ATGAGTGCGAAGCCCTATGGGCGCCTACTGACGCTCAAGCTCCGGATTGCCCCTCACTCCAGCGACGCCACCTCGACCCATCTTCATCTCGCTCCCGTTTTGGCAATAGGCAATAATGGTGTTATGTCCAAGCAACAATTCCAGACCGAAGTCTCCCAGCTCCTGCAGCTGATCGTTCACTCTCTCTACTCGCATCCCGAAATCTTTCTCCGCGAACTCATCTCTAACTCCTCCGACGCGCTCGACAAGCTGCGCCATCTCAGCCTTACCGACGACGAGTACAAAGCCCTTGTCGGTAATGGCATCGACTCGCCGCGCATCGATCTCGAACTCGACGAAGCCAACAAGACTCTCACCGTCTCCGACACGGGCATCGGCATGAATGAGGAAGACCTCGTCTCGCACCTTGGCACCATCGCGCGCTCAGGCACCAAGAACTTCCTCACACAGCTCTCCGGCGATGCCCGCAAGGACTCCAACCTCATCGGACAGTTCGGCGTTGGCTTCTACTCCGCCTTCATGGTCGCCGACAAGGTCGAGGTCTTCTCCCGCAAGGCCGGCGATGACAAGACCTTCAAGTGGACAAGCGATGGCGAAACCGGCTTCGACATCGAAGAAGTCTCCGGCGCCAATGCGCGTAAGACCGCAGGAACCACCATTCTCATCCACTTCAATGACGAAGGCGCGCAGTACGCCAACGGCTGGCGCCTGCAGGAGATCGTCAGGAAGTATTCCAATCACATCGCCTTCCCCATCTTCCTCACTTACGACAAGGCCGACTGGGACGCAGAGAAGAAAGAATCCGTCAAGACCCGCACCACCGAACAGATCAACGCCGCCAGCGCCATGTGGAGACGCTCTAAGTCCGAGCTCAGCGATGACGATTACAAAGAACTCTACAAATCGCTCACCGGCGGATGGGAAGACCCTCTTTTCTGGTTCCACACCCGCGCCGAAGGCACACTCGAGTACACCACTCTCTTCTACATCCCGGCCAAAGCGCCGCTCGATCTCTATCAGGCCGACTACAAAGGCGGCGTCAAGCTCTACGTCAAGCGCGTCTTCATCATGGACGACTCCAAGGACCTGCTCCCGCAGTACCTTCGCTTCGTTCGCGGCATCATCGACTCCGAAGATCTCCCGCTCAACGTCTCGCGCGAGATACTGCAGCAGAATAAGGTACTCACCAGCATCAAAACCGCCAGCGTCAAAAAGATCCTCTCCGAGCTGAAGACCATCGCCACCAACGATCCTGAGAAATATTCGCGGTTCATCGCCGAGTACAACCGTCCACTTAAGGAAGGTCTCTACGGCGACTACGCCAACCGCGAGATGCTGCTCGACCTCATCCGCTTCAAGTCCACCAAGGTTGAAGGACTCACCTCGCTCGCCGAGGTCAAGGAGCGCATGCAGCCCGAGCAAAAGGCGCTCTATTACATCACCGGCGGCTCCGAATCCATGCTTCGCAACTCACCCCTCCTTGAGATCTATAAGAAGAAGGGCATCGAGGTCTTCATCCTCGACGACGATGTCGATGAGATCGTCTTCTCGACCGTCACTAGCTACGGCGACACTGATCTCAAGGCCGTCAACAAGTCCTCCACCTCTGAAGACCTCAAGGACGACTCCACGCCCGAGAAGGCCGAAGAACTCCAACCTCTGCTCGATAAGATCAAGGCTACGATCGGCGCGGCTGTCAAAGAGGTTCGCGCCTCGTCCCGCCTCGCCAACAGCCCTTCTGTCATCGTATCCGATGAGGACGAGCCCTCAGCCCGCATGCGCCAGATGATGCAGGCCATGGGCCAGAAGAACCTGCCTGTACTGCAACCCACACTCGAGATCAACCCCGATCACGAGATCATCAGAAAGCTGCTCGCCGACCCAAGTAATAGCAAAGTAGAAGACGCTGCATGGCTCCTCTTCGACCAGGCGTTGATACTCGAAGGCGTGCAGCTGAAAGACCCCGCCACCTTCGTCCAGCGCCTAAACCGAGTGCTGAACCAATCCATCTAG